One genomic window of Thermoproteota archaeon includes the following:
- a CDS encoding MBL fold metallo-hydrolase gives MGRVLVLTSLLISLALLTTLLVIRQPREPRTHQLELIILVDNNPFDGLKAAWGLSLLAKINGTSILFDTGPDPEVLRSNCEALGVDLSSVDFVVLSHEHADHTGGISYVISRNPGIKIYVPEGFDEGLIRRMEELGADVVVLEGPTELDDGIMTTGPLRGPPSEQGLLVRIPEGSGWVLMTGCAHPGIEEMMRRAKNLTGNLYAVIGGFHLIGADANRLRSLVEAIKEVGVKEVYPIHCSGDEARFFIREHLPEAYRDGHVGSVIRWERG, from the coding sequence ATGGGCAGGGTACTTGTCCTGACCTCGCTGTTGATCTCGCTGGCGCTACTGACAACCCTGCTGGTCATCCGTCAGCCGAGAGAGCCCCGTACTCACCAGCTCGAGCTGATCATCTTGGTCGATAACAATCCCTTTGACGGACTGAAGGCTGCGTGGGGCCTCTCCCTCCTAGCTAAGATCAATGGAACCTCAATTCTGTTCGACACCGGACCCGATCCAGAGGTGCTGAGGAGCAACTGCGAGGCTCTAGGGGTGGATCTCTCCTCAGTCGACTTCGTGGTCCTGTCCCATGAGCACGCGGATCATACAGGGGGGATATCTTATGTGATCAGCAGGAACCCCGGAATCAAGATCTACGTCCCAGAGGGCTTTGACGAGGGGCTAATACGCCGAATGGAAGAGCTAGGAGCTGATGTGGTGGTGCTTGAGGGACCGACTGAGCTGGACGATGGTATAATGACGACAGGTCCTCTGAGAGGTCCTCCGAGCGAGCAGGGACTCCTCGTCAGGATCCCAGAGGGATCGGGATGGGTGTTGATGACCGGCTGCGCCCATCCGGGAATAGAGGAGATGATGAGGAGGGCGAAGAACCTAACGGGAAACCTATACGCAGTCATCGGGGGCTTTCACCTGATCGGGGCCGATGCTAATAGACTTAGGAGTTTGGTAGAAGCGATAAAGGAGGTAGGCGTGAAGGAGGTGTACCCCATCCACTGCTCCGGGGATGAGGCTAGGTTCTTCATTAGGGAACACCTCCCCGAAGCCTACAGGGACGGCCACGTCGGATCTGTGATAAGGTGGGAGCGTGGCTGA
- a CDS encoding MBL fold metallo-hydrolase, producing the protein MADVRLTVVVDNRAKEGLRREWGWSAHIEAHGRRILFDAGASPSTLKFNAERLGLDLSHLDFAVLSHHHGDHYGGFRYVGSVAKDLKVYSPPGDLGYLREWELNPVPISSPLEVERGFWLTGPLRAGWISEQALAISTEEGLVVVVGCSHPGVHRLVRAARDISGINVFLVVGGFHMPSKRVLDKLAEMSQKICPAHCSGGGSVSYLRRKYPEKLCEVMAGSILTLS; encoded by the coding sequence GTGGCTGATGTGCGGCTAACGGTGGTCGTGGATAACAGGGCCAAGGAGGGCCTCAGGAGGGAGTGGGGATGGAGCGCTCACATTGAAGCTCACGGACGCAGGATCCTTTTCGACGCTGGAGCGAGCCCCTCCACTCTGAAGTTCAACGCTGAAAGGCTGGGCTTGGACCTCTCGCATCTCGACTTCGCGGTTCTGAGCCATCATCACGGCGATCATTACGGGGGATTCCGGTACGTAGGTAGCGTGGCCAAGGATTTGAAGGTCTACTCACCTCCTGGGGACCTCGGGTATCTAAGGGAATGGGAGCTGAATCCCGTGCCGATCTCTTCCCCTCTGGAAGTGGAGAGAGGGTTCTGGCTGACGGGCCCCTTAAGAGCTGGGTGGATCTCGGAGCAGGCGCTGGCTATCTCAACTGAGGAGGGGTTGGTAGTCGTGGTGGGCTGCTCCCACCCTGGGGTCCATCGCTTGGTCAGAGCGGCGAGGGATATCAGCGGTATCAACGTATTCTTGGTTGTGGGGGGCTTTCACATGCCCAGCAAGCGCGTCCTCGATAAGCTCGCTGAAATGAGCCAGAAGATATGCCCAGCCCACTGCAGTGGTGGTGGATCCGTAAGCTATCTCAGGAGGAAATATCCCGAGAAGCTATGCGAGGTTATGGCAGGTAGTATCCTGACCTTAAGCTAG
- a CDS encoding molecular chaperone TorD family protein codes for MRHNEVAGFRSLAYKYFSELLDYPYDKDIEEFDRRMEELKYILSMLSEILDCQRAVEELDRARREYLSELGRLGRDLFQAEYVATFELGNPAPPCPPFEREYLKGDRAGDAPSDHVEDDLRREADILSELIDFYEGCGVGVKGATPDHLAVELEFLHYLTSKEFESLENGNLTELALLRKDELNFLKNHLLRWLDGFLRCVKSKGSLRTYAFLLVSLKEFVESDFKYLGQL; via the coding sequence TTGAGGCATAATGAGGTTGCGGGGTTTCGATCACTAGCCTACAAGTATTTTTCCGAGTTGCTGGATTACCCTTACGATAAGGACATTGAGGAGTTCGACAGGAGGATGGAGGAACTGAAGTACATTTTGAGCATGCTTTCGGAGATTCTAGACTGCCAACGAGCTGTAGAGGAGTTGGATCGCGCTAGAAGGGAGTACCTCAGCGAGCTAGGGAGACTGGGCAGGGATCTCTTCCAAGCCGAATACGTGGCAACGTTCGAGCTAGGTAACCCGGCTCCACCCTGTCCACCATTTGAGAGGGAGTACTTGAAAGGGGATAGGGCCGGGGATGCTCCATCTGATCATGTGGAAGATGATCTGAGGAGAGAAGCGGACATCTTAAGCGAGCTAATTGACTTCTACGAGGGATGCGGCGTGGGAGTGAAGGGAGCAACGCCCGATCACTTGGCGGTAGAGTTGGAATTCCTCCACTATCTGACGAGTAAGGAGTTTGAATCCTTGGAGAACGGAAACTTAACTGAGCTAGCTCTCCTTAGGAAGGATGAGTTAAATTTCTTAAAAAATCACCTGTTGAGGTGGTTAGATGGATTTCTTCGTTGTGTGAAAAGCAAGGGTTCCTTAAGGACCTACGCTTTTCTACTCGTCTCCTTGAAGGAGTTTGTTGAGAGCGATTTCAAGTACTTGGGACAGCTGTGA
- a CDS encoding 4Fe-4S dicluster domain-containing protein has translation MVEKGYVIVTDLNKCLGCQACAIACKEWWTSKEEGADHAWWIIAETRPGTGYPKNWIDKKKRGERLAPSDLEQVVEFRYGNLVNNPTGEIPPKITPEPRPTWGPNWDWDIGGGETPDDAWFFYLPIQCMHCDNAPCVDSCPSHALYKREDGVVMLDPQLCMGCQACFETCPYARVFWNHVRGTPTKCIMCAPLIDRGEEPVCVHVCPARARFFGRADDPSSPVYTLVREYKVALPLLPQYNTNPRVLYIPPVLLPPKEDGTPRYDPHLLEELFGKEVWRVKEILERERQKGQDSELIRILTGYRGGE, from the coding sequence ATGGTGGAGAAGGGCTACGTTATAGTCACCGATCTTAACAAGTGCTTGGGTTGTCAGGCGTGCGCAATAGCTTGTAAAGAGTGGTGGACCTCCAAAGAGGAGGGGGCAGACCACGCTTGGTGGATCATCGCTGAAACGAGGCCAGGGACTGGCTATCCCAAGAACTGGATCGATAAGAAGAAAAGAGGAGAGAGGCTCGCCCCAAGCGACTTAGAGCAGGTGGTGGAGTTCAGGTACGGCAATTTGGTGAATAATCCCACCGGTGAGATACCCCCCAAGATCACACCGGAGCCGAGGCCCACTTGGGGTCCAAACTGGGACTGGGACATAGGAGGCGGTGAGACCCCGGACGACGCTTGGTTCTTCTACCTTCCCATCCAGTGCATGCACTGTGACAATGCACCCTGTGTGGATTCATGTCCGTCCCACGCCCTCTACAAGCGCGAGGATGGAGTGGTGATGTTAGATCCGCAGCTCTGCATGGGCTGTCAGGCGTGCTTCGAAACGTGTCCCTACGCTAGGGTCTTCTGGAACCACGTCAGGGGAACGCCCACAAAGTGCATAATGTGCGCTCCGCTGATAGACAGGGGAGAGGAGCCCGTCTGCGTCCACGTATGCCCTGCTAGGGCTAGGTTCTTCGGCAGGGCGGATGATCCCTCCAGCCCCGTCTATACGCTTGTGAGAGAGTACAAGGTGGCGCTGCCTTTGCTGCCCCAGTACAACACTAATCCAAGGGTGCTCTACATACCTCCCGTCCTGCTGCCTCCCAAGGAGGATGGAACACCGAGGTACGATCCTCACCTCTTGGAGGAGCTCTTCGGTAAGGAGGTATGGAGGGTGAAGGAGATACTCGAGAGGGAGAGGCAGAAGGGACAGGACTCGGAACTCATCCGCATCCTCACCGGATACAGGGGAGGTGAGTGA